The DNA region GGTTACAAACCCAAAATCAGCGACCCTCATTCTTAAAACTCAAGCCTGCTTAGGAATGCAATTCCTACATCAAGCGACGAATTGCCTGAGGTTCACCCATTGGCATACGTTCATACCAATCGCGCACTCTCACAGCATCGGCAAAACGCGATTGCGTTCCAACAGAATCCAAGAAAACCAGTAGCAATGGTGTGTTGTTCACACGGGCCTGCATCACTAAGCACTTGCCTGCTGCGTTAATAAATCCTGTTTTTTGCAAGCCGATATTCATATCACCTGCACGTACCAAGCGATTGGTATTGAGAAACTTCTGTGGTCGCTTGCCAATCATCATCGTCAAATCTGGCCAGGTAGAAAACTCACGAATCATTTTGTATTGATAAGCAACACTCAACATACGTGCCAGGTCTTCTGCGGAAGCAACGTTTTCACTTAAAAGGCCAGTAGGATCAGCAAAATGAGAATGTGTCATCCCGATCTCTTTTGCTTTCCGGTTCATGGCATCAATAAATGCAGAAATGCCACCTGGGTAGTTTCGTCCAAGCGTGTAGGCTGCGCGATTCTCAGAGGACATTAGCGCTAACAAGAGCGCCTCCTCTCTCGTCAATACCGTTCCCCCAGCAAGACGGGACGTGCGATATATATTGACGTCATCGGCATTGATGACAATGGTTTCATCTAGAGGCAATTTGGAGTCAAGTACAACCATTGCAGTCATCAGCTTAGTAATGGAAGCGATCGGCAAACTGACCGAGGAGTTCTTTTCAAAATACACTTCCTTAGTATCTTGATTAACGACCATGGCCACGCTGGACTTCAAGCTCAAATCGTCGTTTTGACCTCGTAAACCCAGCGCCGTTGCAAATGAAGGTCTTGCTGGGATAACAGACTCGACTGAACGAGTAACAGTAGTCCTCACTGTTTTTGGTTTTTTAGATGATTTAACTAGCTTTTTAGACTCTGATTTTGCAGGTGCCTTTGCTGCTGATTTGGTGGACTTTGCAGTTTGGGAATCTGAGTTAGCAGCGATTACCAGAGAGGAGCTAGCAACTCCAAACGAGATAAGGCAGATGTGGACAAGGGGCCAAAAACGATTCAAACACATCCCAAATTGCCTTCCAAAACTTTTAACATACGGAATGATAAATAACTTTTACTTCTCGGCTGCAGTTTTTTTACCATTAGAGGTAGCTTATTCTGCAATCGTAGCAACAGCGCCTGTTTGACCTCGATTAACTAGAACAACTCCAGTCATCGTGAGCAATAAACCACCTGCCATCATAAAGGTAAAGGGTTCGCCGAATAAGAACCATGCCATCGCCGCAGTGGTGGGTGGCGTTAAATACAGGAGACTCGTTACCTTAGTTGCAGCCCCCTTACGAATCATCATAAAGAGCAAGCTGATGGAGCCTATCGAGAGCGGGAAAATCGCCCACAGCAATGCTCCAATGACTGGGGCATTCCAGACCATGACAGCAGACTCAAAGTAATACATACAAACAAAGCAAAGTATGGCGGATACGCCAAACTGAATCGATGAGCCTGCCCGTAAGTCAAAGACTGGACAGAATTTCTTTTGATAGAGAGTGCCAAACGTAATTGAGAGTAAGGCAGCAAAAGCCAATACGTAACTCAATGGAGGAATGTAGGTGAAGACAATTTTTTCAGCTACAACCAGAGCTACCCCAGCAAATCCGAAACCCAAACCAATCCACTGGCGTCCCGTAACTTTTTCAGATACCCAGGCAGCGAACCAAGCGGTCAGAATGGGCTGCAAGCCCACGATGATTGCTACCAGACCTGCAGTCATCCCCAGGCGGACTGCGAACCAAACCCCTAATAGATAGCCGAACTGGAGCAATATGCCAGCAACCGCTATGTGCTTGAATTGAGACCAACTTGGCCAGCTGATTCTCCAGACAAGGCTTAGGCATGCCATAGCCATTAGTACCCCTGAGAAACGCCAAAACAGGAAGGTGGCGGGTTCAACATAAGGCATGGCTAAGCGTGCAATAACAAAGCCCGTACTCCAAATCAATACAAATAAGGGGGCAATTAGGCTGTCAAGCTTGAATCTCATGGATAACTTATTGAAAGTGTGGGATTTTTAATTAAGCTATGATTTTAGGCCTATTTCTTAAGCCTCTGTCCAGATCTTGGGGCACTGCAATATAAACATTAAATACTACTCAATGCAGCCTAAATGAATTGACATTGTGCAGATATAGCTCATAGTAAGCAAAGCCATGAAATCATGAAGAAAGGTATTGATATGAAATTAACGCCCGAACAAATAGCTGCAGCACAAAAAGCGAACCTAGAAACTTTAAGCGGGCTAACCAATCAAGCACTACAGAGCATAGAGAAATTAATTGAGCTTAATATGCATATCGCCAAGCAAAGCCTAAGTGAAAGCATGAGTAGTGCCAAGAAAGCACTTGAAGTCAAAGATATTCAACAACTCCTTGCCCATCAGGCGGAAGCAGTCCAACCTATGGCTGAGAAAATTATGGCCTATAGCCGCCATCTTTATGAATTAGCGCATGAGACTCAAGCAAGTTTTACTAAGTCTGCTGAAAAAGAATTTCAAGCGGGCCAGAGAAAAATGAATGCCTTAGTAGAAGACTGGACTAAGGCTGCGCCAGCGGGCTCAGATGCTGCAGTACATGCTATGAAACATGCAATCACTTCTGCTGCTAATGTATTTGAAACTAGCCAGAAGGCAGTGAAGCATGCTGTAGAAGTTGCGCAAACAAATATGAACCATGCTGCTAGCGCAGTTGAAACGAAGGTGCAATCAGGCAATAAAACGGTGAGTAAAAAAAACAATAAGAAATAATGACTATGTAATGACTACATCACTCTTATTGAAAAGATGTACAAAGAGGATTATTTAATGCGTCTTCTTCTTTACTGGTGGTAGATCAGTGCAGTGACCAAGAGCAGTCTCTGCAGCTAAGCCAACAGATTCACCTAGGGTTGGATGTGGATGAATCGTTTTGCCAATATCTACAGCATCAGCACCCATCTCTATGGCAAGACAGACTTCGCCAATTAAATCGCCCGCATGCGTACCAACGATACCGCCACCAATAATACGTTTGCTAGTAGCATCAAAAATCAGCTTGGTAAAGCCTTCATCACGACCATTGGCAATCGCCCTTCCGCTAGCTGCCCATGGAAATAAACCTTTTTCGTAGGCAATCCCTTGAGCTTTACACTGCTCTTCGGTCAAACCAGCCCAAGCCACCTCTGGGTCAGTGTATGCCACCGATGGAATTTGCTTGGCGTCAAAGTAGGACTTTTCACCCGCAGCGACTTCAGCGGCAACGTGGCCCTCATGTACTGCTTTGTGCGCAAGCATGGGTTGGCCAACGATGTCGCCAATCGCAAAGATGTTGTTCACATTAGTGCGCATTTGATTGTCGACAGGAACGAAGCCACGCTCATCTACAACAACACCTGCAGCCGATGCATCAATCTTCTTGCCATTCGGTGTGCGTCCAACTGCAACCAATACTAAGTCGTAAGTCTGCGACTCTGAGGGAGCGCCCTCACCTTCAAAGCTCACCGAAATACCGTCAGCCTTGACTTCAGCTTTAGATGCTCGGGTTTTCAACATGATCTTTTCGAAACGGCCGGCATTAAACTTCTCCCAGACCTTTTCTAAATCACGATCTGCGCCCGCCATGAGGCCATCCATCATTTCAGCAATATCAATACGGGAGCCTAGGGTGCTGTAAACAGTAGCCATCTCTAAACCAATAATGCCGCCACCGATGACCAACATGCGCTTTGGAATACTCTTGAGTAATAAGGCGCCAGTGCTATCTACGATACGAGAATCTTCTGGCAAAAATGGTAATTTTACTGGCTGACTTCCCGCTGCAATAATCGCTTTCTGAAAGCGAATCACTTCTTTTTGCCCTGTTAAGTCTTGGCCATCACCCTTTGTTAACTCCACTTCTACGTGATTTGCATCTAAGAATCGGCCTAATCCACGCACTACACTAACCTTACGGGCTTTTGCCATGCCGGCCAAACCACCTGTTAACTTAGCAATAACTGAATTTTTGTAGCCGCGTAATTGATCAATTTCAATCTTGGGAGCGCCATAGCTAATGCCATGCTTGGACATCGTTTTCACTTCATCCATCACTGCAGTTGTATGAAGTAAGGCTTTCGATGGAATACAACCCACGTTTAAGCAAACACCGCCTAAAGTTGGATAGCGCTCTATCAAAATAGTGCTCATACCCAAGTCCGCACTTCGGAATGCAGCGCTATAGCCGCCTGGACCTGCACCTAAGACGAGCAATTCGCACTCATGATCTACTTTGCCGCTGTATTGACCGGCAATAGGAGCACTGATGACAGGCGCTGCTACAGGAGCAGGGGTTGAGACTGCTGAGGCTGCAGGCGCAGAAGCTTGAGGTGTAGCTGTTGCCACCCCCACTTCAATCTCCGCTACGACACTACCTTTACCAACCTTATCGCCAGCTTTGACTGAAATACTCAAAACAGTTCCAGCTGCATCGGCTGGAATTTCCATCGTTGCTTTGTCAGACTCTAGAACGAGCAGTGGCTGCTCCTTTTCGATGACATCACCCACTTTGATGAGCACTTCAATCACTGGCACATCTGAATAATCACCAATATCCGGCACGAGAATAATTTGCTTAGCCATATCTTTTCCTTATAGCGCCGCGCGACGGAAGTCGGACATCAGCTGAGCGATGTAGACGTTGAAACGCGTTGCCAAAGCACCATCAATTACACGATGGTCGGCACTGAGTGACAATGGACAAATTAAGCGTGGCACAAATTGCTTACCATCCCACACTGGCTTCATAGCAGCCTTGCTGACACCCAAGATGGCTACCTCAGGAGCGTTCACGATGGGTGAGAAATAGGTACCGCCAATGCCTCCCAAGGAGGAGATAGTGAAACTAGCACCCTGCATTTGCTCGGGCTTCAGTTTTCCGTCTCGCGCTAGCGCGGCTAACTCTGAGGTTTCACGAGCAAGCTCAAAAATACCTTTTTTATCTGCATCACGAATCACTGGCACCACTAAACCATTTGGCGTATCAGCGGCAAAAGCGATATTGAAATACTTCTTCAACACCAAGTCATCGCCATCAATAGAGCTATTGAACTCAGGAAATTTTTTGAGCGCAGCTACAGCAGCTTTCATCATGAACGCCAGCATGGTGATTTTGAGGCCCTGCTTTTCGTTCTCTTTGTTGGTCAGCACTCTAAATGCCTCGAGCTCAGTAATATCCGCATCCTCGTGATATGTCACGGCAGGAATCATGACCCAGTTACGACCCAGATTAGCGGCGGTCAGCTTCTTAATACGATTGAGTGGCTGACGCTCAGTCTCACCAAATTTAGAAAAATCGACTTTTGGCCAAGGAATTAGATTGAGGCCGCCCAAGCTTCCGCCAGATGCAGTTGATGTGCTGCCAGCTCCACCACTCATTGCAGTCTTTACAAAAGCCTGCACGTCTTCTTGGGTGACTCTGCCTTTAGGGCCGGAGCCTTTAACTTGATGAACCGTAACACCGAGTTCACGCGCAAATTTACGGACTGAAGGACTTGCGTGACTAGCTGTTGGATCCATTTCAACCGGGGTATTACTAATAGGAGATGGAACTGGTGCACGCACAATTGGTGGCTCTACTTTTGGAGCCGGTGCCACAGCAGGTTCGGTTTTTGCTACTGCGGGAGCAGCAGTTTGTGTGGCAGCTGGAGCTACAGTTGCGCCACTCTCCTCAAGCACCAGAACAATGGCGCCCTCTGAAATAGAGTCACCCACCTTAACCTTGACCTCTTTCACAAGACCGGAGTGCGATGAGGGAACGTCCATGGTTGCCTTGTCCGACTCCAGAACAACAATAGATTGCTCTTTCTCAATACGATCACCGGCTTTTACCAATACCTCAATGACGGGCACATCTTTGTAATCCCCAATATCTGGGACTTTAATATCAATTAGTTGGCTCATAGTATCTGTCTCTTATCAAACCGTCATTGGATTTGGCTTGGTGGTGTCGATGCCGTACTTCTGAATTGCTTCGGCTAACTTTTGGCGATCCAACTGGCCAGCATCCACCAAAGAGCGCAAGGCTGTGATAACGACCCAGCGACGATCTACTTCAAAGAAATCACGTAATTTTTCACGAGTATCGGAACGTCCAAAACCGTCTGTTCCCAATACCTCGAAGCGACGACCCATATGCTGGATAGCTGGGCGAATTTGCTCAGCAAACAAACGGACATAGTCAGTTGCAGCGATGATCGGGCCCACAGTATCTTTGAGGCACTGCTCTACATGAGATAAAGCAGGTACTGCAGTTGGATTTAGAAGATTATTACGATGGACTGTATTCCAGTTACGACCTAACTCAGTAAAGCTTGGGCAGCCCCACAAATCAGAAGCAACACCCCAATCTTTATGTAGGATTTCAGCGGCTTCAATAACTTCACGGAAAATAGTTCCCGAACCTAAAAGCTGTACATGCAATTTCGCGTTAGCATCGCCAACCGACTTGAGTTTGTACATACCTTTAATGATGTCTTGCTCTGCACCTTTTGGCATGGCTGGATGAGCGTAGTTCTCATTCATCAGAGTGATGTAGTAGTACACATCTTCTTGTTCAGCCAGCATACGGCGCATACCATCTTGAATTACTACAGCTACTTCAAATGAGAATGAAGGGTCGTAGCTAATACAGTTTGGAATTGAAGCGCTCCATACTTGGCTGTGTCCATCTTCATGCTGAAGGCCTTCACCATTCAAAGTCGTTCTACCGGCAGTACCGCCCAGTAAAAATCCACGGCTACGCATATCACCAGCAGCCCAACAGAGGTCACCAATCCGCTGGAAACCAAACATGGAATAGAAGATATAAAAAGGCAGCATCGGTACGCCGTGCGTTGAGTATGAAGTGGCAGCAGCGATCCAGTCGCACATACCACCCGCTTCATTAATACCTTCTTGCAAAATCTGACCAGTCTTGTCCTCTTTATAGAACATCAGTTGATCATGATCTTCTGGGGTGTAAAGCTGGCCTAGCTGATTCCAGATACCTAATTGACGGAACATACCTTCCATGCCAAAGGTGCGTGACTCATCCGGAACAATTGGAACAACTCGTTTACCCAACACCTTGTCGCGCACAATCGTATTGAGTATGCGAACAAAGGCCATCGTGGTAGAAATCTCACGGCCATCGGTAGTTGCCTCTAGTAATGGTGCGAATACCTCAAGCGCTGGAACCGGCAGGCTCTCGGCCTTCATGCGACGCTGTGGCAAATAGCCGCCCAACTCTTGACGGCGAGCTTTCATATACTCAAGCTCTGGGCTTCCTTCCGCAAATTTCACTAAAGGCATTTCTTCTAGTTGCTCATCTTTTACGGGGATCTCAAAACGATCGCGGAAACGACGTACATCATCTGCATTCATCTTCTTCGCTTGGTGGGCAATATTCATTGCCTCACCCGAGGCACCCATACCGTAACCTTTAATGGTGTGAGCCAAAATAACGGTTGGCTGATCCTTATGATTTACGGCTGAATGAAATGCTGCAAATACTTTATGGGGATCATGACCACCGCGATTGAGTTGCCAAATCTCGTCATCACTCCAGTCACTGACCAATGCCTTTAGCTCGGGTGTATTGAAAACGATTTCGCGCACGTAGGCACCACTCTTGGCTTTCATAGTCTGGTATTCACCATCGACAATCTGACCAAGACGCTGCATCAAGATACCTTTTTTATCGCGAGCAAACAAAGCATCCCAATGACCGCCCCAAACCACCTTGATTACATTCCAACCGGCGCCGCGGAACTCACCTTCGAGCTCTTGAATAATCTTACCGTTACCACGTACAGGCCCATCAAGACGTTGAAGGTTGCAGTTCACTACAAAAATCAGGTTATCTAATTTTTCACGGCCGGCCATACCAATAGCACCGAGTGATTCCGGTTCATCAGTTTCACCATCGCCGAGGAAGGCCCAAACCTTTCTACCTTCCGCTTGAATGAATCCTCGATCCTGCATGTAGCGCATAAAGCGCGCTTGATAAATAGCCATGATTGGGCCAAGACCCATCGACACTGTAGGGAACTGCCAAAAATCCGGCATCAACCAAGGGTGCGGATAACTAGAGATGCCTTTGCCACCCACTTCTTGACGGAAGTTATTCAGCTGCTCATCAGACAAGCGACCGAGCATGTAAGCTCGGGCGTACACACCGGGGGCAGAATGTCCTTGAACAAATATGAGATCGCCACCATGCTCTGGAGATGGGGCATGCCAGAAATGGTTAAAGCCGACGTCATATAGAGTGGCCGCCGACTGGAAAGAAGAAATATGACCACCAACGTTGGTATCTTTATTAGCACGCAAGACCATAGCCATTGCGTTCCAACGCGTGTAGGAACGGATGCGGTGCTCAACATTTTGATCGCCTGGTAGACGTGCTTGCTGCTCCACAGGGATTGTGTTGATGTATGGAGTTTCAGCATGAAAGGGTTGATTCACCCCATTCACTCGGGCATGAGAAATTTGCTGATCAATAAGATAGGCAGCACGCTCTGGACCCTCATTCCGAATAACACCATCAAGGGCCTGTAACCACTCTTGGGTTTCGCCTGGATCAGCATCTTGTTTTCCTGCGCTACCCAAAATTTGTTCTGGAACCGCTGCCATAAATTGCCTCCATTTGTTACATCGTTTTTATTGATTCACTTTATAGGCAATATTCTAGGAAGGTCTATGGGTGTAAACAAGCAATTTCCCACATAATGATAGTATTTCTCACTATGTGGGATATTGTTGCATCGCACTCAAATCAGCTAAAAAAGTACAGTAAAGCAAGAAAAGCCTATCCATAGGGCAAAATAAGCGGATTACATGAAAAAAATAGTATTTTCAATAAGGCAACTACAGCCTGTGAAGTGGATCCGTCGAATACGGGGGTTTAAGCTTGTCTATACGCCATTAATAGCCATTGTGCTGTTCACTGTTGTTATGGGTGTCATTATGGGCACCCTACAACTACAAGAAAAAAGTCAGCAAGAAGCCGCTCTTTTTAGAGAACTCTCTTTTGCGAAGCAACGTATCCAATTGCGCTTTGCAAACAATACCGATGTACTTCAGTCGCTTGGACGTGAATATATAAGTAGTGGTGAGTCGGTTAAGTCAAGAGAAAACCTCTTCATACAGGCTGAAAATTTATTACAAAGTAATCATGAAATTGCACAAATCGTTTGGATTGATAAAGCAGGACAACGACAGTGGAGAGTTCCGCTAAATAACTTAAGAACAGTCTGGCTTAATAAAGATGTTAACGCTGAGACTGTCAATCAAGGTTTAAGAAAAACACTTGAGCTCAGTACAGCAACGAGCCGACCAGCTTTTAGTCAATTCATGACGCTCGAAGTTCCTAGCGATGAAGTCATCTCAAGAGAAATCCGTAACGTATTTTGGCAAACAGTTCCCCAGATTTCTGGTAATGAAATTAATGGCATGGTAGCTGTTCTTTACACCACACAAGGCTTGCTTGAAATTATTCCTGGCGAGCTCAAGAGCCAGTATCGCTTCACATTAATTACAGACGATGACAGAGTCCTAGCGATCTCGTCCGATAAAAATACACCAAAGCGTGCATTTAGCAATCAAACAAGTTTGGATATTGGAGTGCTTAGCCCAAATCTCAGCCTACGCATCGATACCTACCCGCCTGCCACGAATTTAACTTTTAGAATGTTGATAGGCGTGGTGCTGGGTTTGAGTGCGTTTGTGATTTGGAGCTTATGGTCCGTTCTCAAACAGATGCAGGTTAGGCAAGAGGCAGAAGCAAATCTTCGAGCAGAAACTAATTTCCGTAGTGCAATGGAAAATTCCACTCCAGTAGGTATCCGTGCGCACGATATGAATAGAGTAATTACTTATGTGAATCCCGCATTTTGTGAGATGACTGGGTGGTCTGCAGAAGAACTCATCGGACAAAGCCCCCCTTTTGCCTTCTGGCCCGAAGGTCAGAAAAATGAGCTGACTGACAAAATGAATAAGGCCCTCAAAATAGCAATGAGCGAAGAGAGGACCATTGGGATTGAAGGCTCAATTCTTCACAGGGATGGATCAGTTATTCAGACGCGCACATTTATTGCACCCCTTGTAAACGAAAAGAGTCAGCAAACTGGCTGGGTAACTTCATTAATTGATATCTCCGAACCTAAGAAAATTCGAGAAGAGTTGGCAGCCTCACAAGAGCGATTTGTTGCGGTATTAGAAGGGCTTGATGCTGCAGTTTCAGTAGTATCAAATGAGAACGGTGAACTATTATTTACAAATCGCTTCTATCGTGAACGCTTTGGTAATACTGCCAAGGGCCACTTTGAATTAACTGGTAGCGATAAGACGTCCGAGGGTATTTCAGCCCAATCACCATATCAGGAAACTGCATCAGAAGAAATTCAATTGCTAGATGAGGCAACGGGAATCTCAAAATGGTATGAAGTTCGCAGACGGAATGTCCCATGGGTAGATGGTCACTTGGCACAATTATTAATTGCCACAGATATTACGCTGCGCGTCGAAGCTGATGACTTGGCTCGACAACAAGAAGAGCGGATGCAATTTACCAGCCGCTTAACAACCATGGGCGAAATGGCCTCTTCTTTAGCCCACGAATTAAATCAACCGCTGGCTGCAATTTCAAACTACTGCATGGGTGTGGCAAAGCGCTTACAGGGTCAACTTGATCCTGCCTTGCAAAAAGATATTCTTCCGGCGCTAGAGAAGGCATCTGATCAGGCTCATCGCGCTGGCACGATCATTCAACGTATTAAGGGCTTTGTAAAACGTAGTGAACCTCAAAGGAAGTCCTGTGACATTGCTGAAATTATTCATGATGCCGTTGGATTGGTAGAAATTGACGCCCATCGCCATCGCTTGAGTATCAACACTGAAATCGCTGAAAATCTTCCCCAAGTCGACTTAGATCCAGTCTTAATTCTGCAGGTCTTGGTCAATCTCCTGAAAAACTCATTAGATAGTCTGAGAGAGGTTTACCCCCTTTCCTCACGCTGGTCGGCCCCCCCTGTAAGGATTTCAGCAGATTTAGACACCAGCGCCTTCCCCGCCATGTTGCGCATCCAGGTGCGGGACGCGGGCGGCGGAATCGCAAAATCAGTGATTGAGCGCATGTTTGAGCCCTTTTTTAGCACCAAAAGCGATGGTATGGGCATGGGTCTGAATATCTGTCGATCCGTCATTGAGTCCCATCAGGGTCGTCTTTGGGCAACCAATCTGATGGATGCCGAACATACGAAGTTGTCGGGCTGCACCTTTACAATACTATTACCCTTAGAGTCCCCGGGTTCTAGCGATAGTATTTAATTTATGCAATTTTTTAGGTTTATCTTCGAGAGCTAATATGAATATCAGTGCTGCCACCAAACCCAATCAAGCCGAAGTAGTTTATGTTGTAGATGATGATGAGGCAGTTCGCGACTCCCTTACCTGGCTACTCGAAAGCAATGGTTATGTTGTTCGCTGTCATGCAAGTGCTGAGCGTTTCTTGCAGTCACTTCAAAGCACTGATAAGTCAACCATCTCTTGCGCTATTCTGGATGTCCGCATGTCCGGTATGTCTGGCCTAGAACTACAAGAGCGCCTCATTAGTGAAAACCTGCCCATGCCAGTTGCCTTTATTACCGGTCACGGCGATGTATCGATGGCAGTTTCGACGATGAAGCGCGGTGCGGTGGACTTTATCGAAAAACCATTCAAAGAAAACGATCTCTGCGGCTTAGT from Polynucleobacter sp. AP-Elch-400A-B2 includes:
- the lpdA gene encoding dihydrolipoyl dehydrogenase — translated: MAKQIILVPDIGDYSDVPVIEVLIKVGDVIEKEQPLLVLESDKATMEIPADAAGTVLSISVKAGDKVGKGSVVAEIEVGVATATPQASAPAASAVSTPAPVAAPVISAPIAGQYSGKVDHECELLVLGAGPGGYSAAFRSADLGMSTILIERYPTLGGVCLNVGCIPSKALLHTTAVMDEVKTMSKHGISYGAPKIEIDQLRGYKNSVIAKLTGGLAGMAKARKVSVVRGLGRFLDANHVEVELTKGDGQDLTGQKEVIRFQKAIIAAGSQPVKLPFLPEDSRIVDSTGALLLKSIPKRMLVIGGGIIGLEMATVYSTLGSRIDIAEMMDGLMAGADRDLEKVWEKFNAGRFEKIMLKTRASKAEVKADGISVSFEGEGAPSESQTYDLVLVAVGRTPNGKKIDASAAGVVVDERGFVPVDNQMRTNVNNIFAIGDIVGQPMLAHKAVHEGHVAAEVAAGEKSYFDAKQIPSVAYTDPEVAWAGLTEEQCKAQGIAYEKGLFPWAASGRAIANGRDEGFTKLIFDATSKRIIGGGIVGTHAGDLIGEVCLAIEMGADAVDIGKTIHPHPTLGESVGLAAETALGHCTDLPPVKKKTH
- a CDS encoding PAS domain-containing sensor histidine kinase; this translates as MKKIVFSIRQLQPVKWIRRIRGFKLVYTPLIAIVLFTVVMGVIMGTLQLQEKSQQEAALFRELSFAKQRIQLRFANNTDVLQSLGREYISSGESVKSRENLFIQAENLLQSNHEIAQIVWIDKAGQRQWRVPLNNLRTVWLNKDVNAETVNQGLRKTLELSTATSRPAFSQFMTLEVPSDEVISREIRNVFWQTVPQISGNEINGMVAVLYTTQGLLEIIPGELKSQYRFTLITDDDRVLAISSDKNTPKRAFSNQTSLDIGVLSPNLSLRIDTYPPATNLTFRMLIGVVLGLSAFVIWSLWSVLKQMQVRQEAEANLRAETNFRSAMENSTPVGIRAHDMNRVITYVNPAFCEMTGWSAEELIGQSPPFAFWPEGQKNELTDKMNKALKIAMSEERTIGIEGSILHRDGSVIQTRTFIAPLVNEKSQQTGWVTSLIDISEPKKIREELAASQERFVAVLEGLDAAVSVVSNENGELLFTNRFYRERFGNTAKGHFELTGSDKTSEGISAQSPYQETASEEIQLLDEATGISKWYEVRRRNVPWVDGHLAQLLIATDITLRVEADDLARQQEERMQFTSRLTTMGEMASSLAHELNQPLAAISNYCMGVAKRLQGQLDPALQKDILPALEKASDQAHRAGTIIQRIKGFVKRSEPQRKSCDIAEIIHDAVGLVEIDAHRHRLSINTEIAENLPQVDLDPVLILQVLVNLLKNSLDSLREVYPLSSRWSAPPVRISADLDTSAFPAMLRIQVRDAGGGIAKSVIERMFEPFFSTKSDGMGMGLNICRSVIESHQGRLWATNLMDAEHTKLSGCTFTILLPLESPGSSDSI
- a CDS encoding phasin family protein; protein product: MKLTPEQIAAAQKANLETLSGLTNQALQSIEKLIELNMHIAKQSLSESMSSAKKALEVKDIQQLLAHQAEAVQPMAEKIMAYSRHLYELAHETQASFTKSAEKEFQAGQRKMNALVEDWTKAAPAGSDAAVHAMKHAITSAANVFETSQKAVKHAVEVAQTNMNHAASAVETKVQSGNKTVSKKNNKK
- a CDS encoding DMT family transporter, whose protein sequence is MRFKLDSLIAPLFVLIWSTGFVIARLAMPYVEPATFLFWRFSGVLMAMACLSLVWRISWPSWSQFKHIAVAGILLQFGYLLGVWFAVRLGMTAGLVAIIVGLQPILTAWFAAWVSEKVTGRQWIGLGFGFAGVALVVAEKIVFTYIPPLSYVLAFAALLSITFGTLYQKKFCPVFDLRAGSSIQFGVSAILCFVCMYYFESAVMVWNAPVIGALLWAIFPLSIGSISLLFMMIRKGAATKVTSLLYLTPPTTAAMAWFLFGEPFTFMMAGGLLLTMTGVVLVNRGQTGAVATIAE
- the aceF gene encoding dihydrolipoyllysine-residue acetyltransferase; amino-acid sequence: MSQLIDIKVPDIGDYKDVPVIEVLVKAGDRIEKEQSIVVLESDKATMDVPSSHSGLVKEVKVKVGDSISEGAIVLVLEESGATVAPAATQTAAPAVAKTEPAVAPAPKVEPPIVRAPVPSPISNTPVEMDPTASHASPSVRKFARELGVTVHQVKGSGPKGRVTQEDVQAFVKTAMSGGAGSTSTASGGSLGGLNLIPWPKVDFSKFGETERQPLNRIKKLTAANLGRNWVMIPAVTYHEDADITELEAFRVLTNKENEKQGLKITMLAFMMKAAVAALKKFPEFNSSIDGDDLVLKKYFNIAFAADTPNGLVVPVIRDADKKGIFELARETSELAALARDGKLKPEQMQGASFTISSLGGIGGTYFSPIVNAPEVAILGVSKAAMKPVWDGKQFVPRLICPLSLSADHRVIDGALATRFNVYIAQLMSDFRRAAL
- a CDS encoding serine hydrolase, whose product is MCLNRFWPLVHICLISFGVASSSLVIAANSDSQTAKSTKSAAKAPAKSESKKLVKSSKKPKTVRTTVTRSVESVIPARPSFATALGLRGQNDDLSLKSSVAMVVNQDTKEVYFEKNSSVSLPIASITKLMTAMVVLDSKLPLDETIVINADDVNIYRTSRLAGGTVLTREEALLLALMSSENRAAYTLGRNYPGGISAFIDAMNRKAKEIGMTHSHFADPTGLLSENVASAEDLARMLSVAYQYKMIREFSTWPDLTMMIGKRPQKFLNTNRLVRAGDMNIGLQKTGFINAAGKCLVMQARVNNTPLLLVFLDSVGTQSRFADAVRVRDWYERMPMGEPQAIRRLM
- the aceE gene encoding pyruvate dehydrogenase (acetyl-transferring), homodimeric type, encoding MAAVPEQILGSAGKQDADPGETQEWLQALDGVIRNEGPERAAYLIDQQISHARVNGVNQPFHAETPYINTIPVEQQARLPGDQNVEHRIRSYTRWNAMAMVLRANKDTNVGGHISSFQSAATLYDVGFNHFWHAPSPEHGGDLIFVQGHSAPGVYARAYMLGRLSDEQLNNFRQEVGGKGISSYPHPWLMPDFWQFPTVSMGLGPIMAIYQARFMRYMQDRGFIQAEGRKVWAFLGDGETDEPESLGAIGMAGREKLDNLIFVVNCNLQRLDGPVRGNGKIIQELEGEFRGAGWNVIKVVWGGHWDALFARDKKGILMQRLGQIVDGEYQTMKAKSGAYVREIVFNTPELKALVSDWSDDEIWQLNRGGHDPHKVFAAFHSAVNHKDQPTVILAHTIKGYGMGASGEAMNIAHQAKKMNADDVRRFRDRFEIPVKDEQLEEMPLVKFAEGSPELEYMKARRQELGGYLPQRRMKAESLPVPALEVFAPLLEATTDGREISTTMAFVRILNTIVRDKVLGKRVVPIVPDESRTFGMEGMFRQLGIWNQLGQLYTPEDHDQLMFYKEDKTGQILQEGINEAGGMCDWIAAATSYSTHGVPMLPFYIFYSMFGFQRIGDLCWAAGDMRSRGFLLGGTAGRTTLNGEGLQHEDGHSQVWSASIPNCISYDPSFSFEVAVVIQDGMRRMLAEQEDVYYYITLMNENYAHPAMPKGAEQDIIKGMYKLKSVGDANAKLHVQLLGSGTIFREVIEAAEILHKDWGVASDLWGCPSFTELGRNWNTVHRNNLLNPTAVPALSHVEQCLKDTVGPIIAATDYVRLFAEQIRPAIQHMGRRFEVLGTDGFGRSDTREKLRDFFEVDRRWVVITALRSLVDAGQLDRQKLAEAIQKYGIDTTKPNPMTV